Genomic segment of Murdochiella vaginalis:
ACCTGTTACGATCGGAGGCATCATATATATGTTTGATGTCTATATAAGAAAACTTATTCCTTGTTTTATGCTCGGCACATTTTTAATACAAACTACAAAGGTCAGTGCTTTTTTAGCTGCATTCAGTCGATTGCATTTGCCTAAAGGTTTCACTATTGCACTTTCTGTTACATTGCGATACTTTCCGACAATGGCTGAGGAATGGAACTATATTAAGGACGCCATGGCTCTTCGAGGGATAACCGCTTCTTTTACAGAATTTTTACGCCATCCGGTCAAAATAATGGAGTATGTATATGTACCCATGCTGGTATCTGCTTCTAAAATCTCTGATGAAATCACACAAGCCGCAATTACAAGAGGAATAGATCATGTCGGAAGGCGCAGCTGTATGGAAAAAGTTTGTTTTTCAATCCATGATGCTCTGATTGTAACAATCTATATAGGGATTATTTGCATGATATTTTTTGATTTTTTACGAGGAGGTGTATTCCCTTGATTGAATTTATAAAACTTTCTTTTTCCTACAAGGATATGGAAAAAGCTTCTTTACGGGAATTACACTTAAATATTCCAAAAGGACAATGTGTTCTCTTGTGCGGTGCATCAGGATGCGGAAAAACGACTCTTACCAGATTGGTAAACGGGCTGATTCCTCATTTTTTTGAAGGAAAACTTTCAGGCAAAGTAACTGTAAAAGGAATGAATGTTGCCGAGACCGAAATTTCAACTCTTTCCGATAGTGTCGGCACGGTTTTTCAAAATCCGAGAACACAATTTTTCAACACAGATACAGATAGTGAAATTGTTTTCGGACTGGAAAACAGAATGCTGGAGATGAAAGAATTAAAACAGCAGCTTGAAAGGATTACTAAAGATTTGCATATAGAAAAATTAAAAGGATGCAGCATTTTTGAACTTTCCGGAGGGGAAAAACAAAAAATTGCATTTGCGTCTGTGTATGCCACGAATCCGGATATTTTTGTATTGGATGAACCGTCCTCAAATCTGGATTTTCATTCCGTGCTTGAACTGAAAAAACTGATAGAAAAAATAAAACAACAAGGGAAAACGATTATCATTGCAGAACATCGCTTGTGGTATTTAACAGATGTTGCAGACAGGGTCATCTTAATGCAGGAGGGTCAGATTTTTAAGGATATGAGTATACAGGATTTTTGCGAGCTCCCGCTTGAACAAATACAAAATATGGGGCTCAGGTGTCGAAATCTTTCTGAAATCAAAACAAATACCAATGATAAAAAATTTTCCCAACACACCTTAGAGCTGAAAGATATTCATGTCAAATATGGTGAAAAGATTATCTTGCAAAACATCTCTTTTACCGCAAATGGTGGAGAGATCGTCGCAATTACCGGCGCAAACGGAACAGGAAAAACGACACTGGCACGCACGATATGCGGACTGATAAAACAAAAATCGGGAAATATTTTTGTAGACGGCAGGAGTTTGTCTGCAAAAGCGCGTATTAAAAAATCTTACATGGTGATGCAGGATGTCGGACATCAACTTTTTACGGATTGTGTGGAAACAGAATGCACACTCGGAACAAAAACAACAGATGAGTCTGTTATTGACGAAACTTTATCGGCCTTATCTCTTTCCGAATTAAAAAACAGACATCCCCTTTCACTTTCAGGAGGACAAAAACAGAGGTTGGCAGTGGCAATCAGCTTGCTTTGTGATAAAGAAATTCTTATTTTCGATGAACCGACCAGTGGGCTTGACTTAAAAAGCATGCGGGAAGTAGGAACGATGGTAGAGAGACTTTCTGAACAGGAAAAAATCCTGCTCATTATTACACACGACATTGAATTTATAAAAACAATATGTTCCAGAGTTTTGCTTTTGTCAGGCGGTAAAATAATTGCCGATTTGAGAGGTGAAGAAAAGAAAAATATCGAAAAATATATTTTAGCAGAAGGAGATCGAAATGAAGAATAAGAAGAACAAAAACACATTGCATCGCTTATTTGAGTTTGCCGGATCATGTAAAGGCTTGCTTTTAAGTTCGGTTGTTTTTGCCGTTCTTGGTGCAGGGTTTGGAATCGTCCCGTATATTGCAGTTTCACGCATTATTATTCAAATATGCGCCGGTGATTACAGCTTGAAATCAATCATGCCGATGGCAGTAATTGCTCTTTTGGGGTACCTTTTGCAGCTTGGTCTATCAACTGTATCTACGGTGCGGTCTCACAAAGCCGCATTTACTATACTAAAAAATATTCGTACTGCACTTACGAAAAAGTTGTCACGAGTGCCCATGGGATTTGTCTTGGATACCCCGTCAGGAAAATTCAAAACGATGCTTGTAGATACGGTTGAAAAACTGGAGTTACCCCTTGCTCACATGATACCGGAATTAACAGCAAATATTATGATTCCTGTCTTAATGTTGATTTATTTCATGTTCCTTGATTGGAGGCTGGCACTTATTGCTCTTTCAACCTTTCCTGTCGGGATGCTCTGTTATATGGGAATGATGAAAGATTATGAGAAGCGTTATGACAGAGTTATTAAAGCCGCAAAAGCTATGGATGCCGCTACGGTTGAATATATAGGCGGAATCGAAGTGGTTAAGGCTTTTAATCAAAGTAGCGATTCTTATCGCAAATATGCAGAGGCGGTAAAGGAGAATGAAAATTCTAAATCGGAATGGTTCAAAAAGACGAATCCGTACTATGCGGCAGGTATTGCAATAGCACCCTCAAGTCTAATCGGAGTTCTTCCTGTCGGAAGTTTGTTTTATATAGGCGGAAGCATAAGCGCAGGCAGTTTTATATCCTGCATTATTTTATCATTGGGCTTGATTGCTCCGCTTATTCAGGCATTGCGATATACAGACAGCCTTGCTATGGTAGATGCCACCGTAAAAGAAATCGGAAGCCTTTTGGATACGGAAGAAATGGAACGCCCGGAAAAACGAGTACAGCTTAAAGGAGAAAAAATAGAATTTTCCAACGTCTCTTTCTCTTACAAGGATACAGAGGTTTTACACAGCATTTCCTTTG
This window contains:
- a CDS encoding ABC transporter ATP-binding protein; this encodes MKNKKNKNTLHRLFEFAGSCKGLLLSSVVFAVLGAGFGIVPYIAVSRIIIQICAGDYSLKSIMPMAVIALLGYLLQLGLSTVSTVRSHKAAFTILKNIRTALTKKLSRVPMGFVLDTPSGKFKTMLVDTVEKLELPLAHMIPELTANIMIPVLMLIYFMFLDWRLALIALSTFPVGMLCYMGMMKDYEKRYDRVIKAAKAMDAATVEYIGGIEVVKAFNQSSDSYRKYAEAVKENENSKSEWFKKTNPYYAAGIAIAPSSLIGVLPVGSLFYIGGSISAGSFISCIILSLGLIAPLIQALRYTDSLAMVDATVKEIGSLLDTEEMERPEKRVQLKGEKIEFSNVSFSYKDTEVLHSISFEANENEMTALVGPSGSGKSTVARLIASFWNAGSGTVKIGGVDVQNIPLSQIMEHIAYVSQDNYLFHLSIRENIRIGKPDATNSEIENAAKKAACHDFITSLPNGYDTVVGDSGSNLSGGEKQRIAIARAILKDSPVVILDEATAFTDPENESIIQHSISELVAGKTLIVIAHRLSTITSADKIIVMNAGNIEAEGKHEELTQNCVLYRELWNTHISTLDMKEVSA
- a CDS encoding ABC transporter ATP-binding protein; the encoded protein is MIEFIKLSFSYKDMEKASLRELHLNIPKGQCVLLCGASGCGKTTLTRLVNGLIPHFFEGKLSGKVTVKGMNVAETEISTLSDSVGTVFQNPRTQFFNTDTDSEIVFGLENRMLEMKELKQQLERITKDLHIEKLKGCSIFELSGGEKQKIAFASVYATNPDIFVLDEPSSNLDFHSVLELKKLIEKIKQQGKTIIIAEHRLWYLTDVADRVILMQEGQIFKDMSIQDFCELPLEQIQNMGLRCRNLSEIKTNTNDKKFSQHTLELKDIHVKYGEKIILQNISFTANGGEIVAITGANGTGKTTLARTICGLIKQKSGNIFVDGRSLSAKARIKKSYMVMQDVGHQLFTDCVETECTLGTKTTDESVIDETLSALSLSELKNRHPLSLSGGQKQRLAVAISLLCDKEILIFDEPTSGLDLKSMREVGTMVERLSEQEKILLIITHDIEFIKTICSRVLLLSGGKIIADLRGEEKKNIEKYILAEGDRNEE
- a CDS encoding energy-coupling factor transporter transmembrane component T, which encodes MALDPRTKLLILSITSISVFLNESIVIECLFTAIPILLLLQAKEFRTASKYGILFIVLLMVQLFVISKLPVTIGGIIYMFDVYIRKLIPCFMLGTFLIQTTKVSAFLAAFSRLHLPKGFTIALSVTLRYFPTMAEEWNYIKDAMALRGITASFTEFLRHPVKIMEYVYVPMLVSASKISDEITQAAITRGIDHVGRRSCMEKVCFSIHDALIVTIYIGIICMIFFDFLRGGVFP